In Brevundimonas sp. SGAir0440, one DNA window encodes the following:
- the ettA gene encoding energy-dependent translational throttle protein EttA, with the protein MAQQYIFQMQGLTKTFPGGRKIFENIWLSFYNDAKIGVVGVNGSGKSTLLKIMAGLDNEFNGEARAADGIKRGYLEQEPQLDPALNVRQNVEAWCEEKQWVNRFNEVAAELGENYTDELMEEMTSLQEKIDAGDVWDIDARIDQAMGALRCPPDDWEVTNLSGGEKRRVALARLLLSKPDMLLMDEPTNHLDAESVAWLQHHLENFPGCVILVTHDRYFLDQVTKWTLELDRGKGHPHEGNYSSWLEAKQKRVVQEQSESEARQRALTRELEWVRSGAKARQAKSKARLAAYERMVEEQESMRGAQTHAHIQIPPGPRLGNVVLEVEGLQKSFGDKTLFDNLTFKLPPNGIVGVIGPNGAGKSTMFKLITGQEQPDGGSIRVGETVKLAYVDQSRDDLKPDETIWQAISGGTDVMMVGKREINTRAYVGSFNFKGGDQQKKVGQLSGGERNRVHLAKTLASGGNLILLDEPTNDLDIETLQNLEEALEEFAGCAVVISHDRWFLDRLATHILAFEGDGHVEWFEGNFEAYEQDKMRRLGADSIIPKRIQHQKFGR; encoded by the coding sequence ATGGCGCAGCAATATATTTTCCAGATGCAGGGTCTGACCAAGACCTTCCCCGGCGGCCGCAAGATCTTCGAGAACATCTGGCTCAGCTTCTACAACGACGCCAAGATCGGCGTCGTCGGCGTCAACGGCTCGGGTAAGTCCACCCTGCTGAAGATCATGGCCGGCCTGGACAACGAGTTCAACGGCGAGGCCCGCGCCGCCGACGGCATTAAGCGCGGCTATCTGGAGCAGGAGCCCCAGCTCGATCCGGCCCTGAACGTGCGCCAGAACGTCGAGGCCTGGTGCGAAGAGAAGCAATGGGTCAACCGCTTCAACGAAGTCGCCGCCGAACTGGGTGAGAACTACACCGACGAACTGATGGAGGAGATGACCTCCCTTCAGGAAAAGATCGACGCCGGCGACGTCTGGGACATCGACGCCCGGATCGACCAGGCCATGGGCGCCCTGCGCTGCCCCCCCGACGACTGGGAAGTCACCAACCTGTCCGGCGGTGAGAAGCGCCGCGTGGCGCTCGCCCGTCTGCTGCTGTCCAAGCCCGACATGCTGCTGATGGACGAACCGACCAACCACCTGGACGCCGAATCCGTCGCCTGGCTGCAGCACCACCTGGAAAACTTCCCCGGCTGCGTCATCCTGGTCACCCACGACCGCTACTTCTTGGATCAGGTCACCAAGTGGACGCTGGAGCTGGACCGCGGCAAGGGCCACCCGCACGAGGGCAACTATTCCTCGTGGCTGGAAGCCAAGCAGAAGCGCGTCGTGCAGGAGCAGTCGGAATCCGAAGCGCGTCAGCGCGCCCTCACCCGCGAACTGGAATGGGTCCGTTCAGGCGCCAAGGCCCGTCAGGCCAAGTCCAAGGCCCGTCTGGCCGCCTACGAACGGATGGTCGAGGAACAGGAATCGATGCGCGGCGCCCAGACGCACGCTCACATCCAGATCCCGCCCGGACCGCGCCTCGGCAACGTCGTTCTGGAAGTCGAGGGTCTGCAGAAGTCGTTCGGCGACAAGACCCTGTTCGACAACCTGACCTTCAAACTGCCGCCCAACGGCATCGTCGGCGTCATAGGCCCGAACGGCGCCGGCAAGTCGACCATGTTCAAGCTGATCACCGGCCAGGAACAGCCAGACGGCGGTTCGATCCGCGTCGGCGAGACGGTCAAACTGGCCTATGTCGACCAGTCGCGCGACGACCTGAAGCCAGACGAAACCATCTGGCAGGCCATCTCGGGCGGCACCGACGTGATGATGGTCGGCAAGCGCGAGATCAACACCCGCGCCTATGTCGGCAGCTTTAACTTCAAGGGCGGCGATCAGCAGAAGAAGGTCGGCCAGCTGTCCGGCGGTGAGCGCAACCGTGTCCACCTGGCCAAGACCTTGGCCTCGGGCGGCAATCTGATCCTGCTCGACGAACCGACCAACGACCTGGACATCGAAACGCTGCAGAACCTCGAAGAGGCTCTGGAAGAGTTCGCGGGCTGCGCCGTGGTCATCTCCCACGACCGCTGGTTCCTCGACCGCCTGGCCACCCACATCCTCGCCTTCGAGGGCGACGGCCATGTGGAATGGTTCGAGGGCAACTTCGAAGCCTACGAACAGGACAAGATGCGTCGCCTGGGCGCCGACAGCATCATTCCCAAGCGCATCCAGCACCAGAAGTTCGGCCGCTGA
- a CDS encoding metalloregulator ArsR/SmtB family transcription factor has product MSLSADQTVEALRAAGEPTRLRLLSLLASEELSVMEMSRILDQSQPRVSRHLKLMTDAGLIERFPDGARVYYRLSHDAQARRLIDTVLDILAEDAGEADHRRLDEVRKDREEAAASYFEQVAPQWDRLRSLYVSESAVEAALEKAVGPGPFERVVDLGTGSGRMLTLFGKKAKMSVGLDLSQNMLNIARTNVTKAGVEQVELRHGDIFATRLPAASADLVIVHQVLHYLSDPSAAVAEAARLVSPGGRLVIIDFAPHDFEHMREAHQHRRLGFSDSEINGWLVDGGLTPSAPIALPHDAEGLTVTIWTAERRVQDRKTA; this is encoded by the coding sequence ATGAGCTTGTCCGCCGATCAGACTGTCGAAGCCCTCCGCGCCGCCGGCGAACCCACCCGTTTACGCCTTCTGTCGCTGCTCGCGAGCGAAGAACTGTCGGTCATGGAAATGTCCCGCATTCTGGACCAGAGCCAACCTCGGGTGTCTCGCCATCTCAAGCTGATGACCGACGCCGGGCTGATAGAGCGCTTTCCCGACGGCGCCCGCGTCTATTACCGTCTGTCGCATGACGCCCAGGCGCGCCGGTTGATCGACACGGTGCTGGACATCCTGGCCGAGGATGCCGGCGAGGCCGATCATCGGCGACTGGACGAAGTCCGCAAGGACCGCGAGGAAGCCGCCGCCAGCTATTTCGAACAGGTCGCGCCCCAGTGGGACCGGCTGCGTTCGCTCTACGTAAGCGAAAGCGCTGTCGAGGCGGCGCTGGAAAAGGCTGTGGGGCCCGGCCCCTTCGAACGCGTCGTCGATCTGGGCACGGGCTCGGGTCGGATGCTGACCCTGTTCGGCAAGAAGGCCAAGATGTCGGTCGGGCTGGACCTCAGCCAGAACATGCTCAACATCGCCCGCACCAACGTCACCAAGGCGGGCGTGGAGCAGGTCGAACTGCGCCACGGCGACATCTTCGCCACCCGCCTGCCTGCCGCCAGCGCCGATCTGGTAATCGTGCATCAGGTGCTGCACTACCTGTCCGATCCGTCCGCCGCCGTCGCCGAGGCCGCGCGTCTGGTCAGCCCGGGCGGCCGCCTGGTCATCATCGACTTCGCCCCGCACGACTTCGAACATATGCGTGAGGCGCATCAGCATCGCCGCCTGGGCTTCTCCGACAGCGAGATCAACGGCTGGCTGGTCGACGGCGGCCTGACGCCATCGGCCCCCATCGCCCTGCCCCACGACGCCGAGGGCCTGACCGTGACCATCTGGACGGCGGAACGCCGCGTCCAGGACAGAAAGACCGCCTGA
- a CDS encoding Do family serine endopeptidase → MKTRSIVLAAAFALSACGNPSNSKAQEGEFAQPTRTAPADAAGMKSSFAPVVRSAAPAVVNISARSVQRVQADPFFQFFGGGIPQARVAESVGSGVIVRSDGIVVTNNHVIDGAQQIKVVLNDRREFPATVILADERSDIAVLRLENVSDRLPVLAIDDQEEQQVGDLVLAIGNPFGVGQTVTNGIISALNRTETGISDSGSFIQTDAAINPGNSGGALVDMDGDLIGINTAIFSRSGSSAGVGFAVPAAMVKRVVDSALGGATAVVRPWLGVKGDTVTGDIAGSLGLSRPQGLVVTDVYANGPAARAGIRQGDVITAVDGQEINDQNGLNYRVGSRNPNDQVQVSILRDGRAQTLTARVQTLPGDADPKQGVTIQSGPFAGAEVVALSPALADRLGGDPFATGVIVTGVSGRGYAARAGFRQNDLIVSINGRAIGSARDVEAASSGRGPWEVVVNRGGRQIRGVLR, encoded by the coding sequence ATGAAGACCCGATCGATCGTGCTCGCCGCCGCCTTCGCCCTGTCGGCATGCGGCAATCCCTCGAACTCCAAGGCGCAGGAGGGCGAGTTCGCCCAGCCGACGCGCACCGCCCCGGCGGATGCGGCGGGAATGAAGTCCAGTTTCGCACCTGTGGTGCGATCCGCCGCGCCGGCCGTGGTCAATATCTCGGCACGTAGCGTGCAGCGGGTGCAGGCCGATCCCTTCTTCCAATTCTTCGGCGGCGGCATTCCCCAGGCGCGGGTGGCCGAGTCAGTGGGCTCCGGCGTCATCGTCCGCTCGGACGGGATCGTGGTGACCAACAACCACGTCATCGACGGCGCTCAGCAGATCAAGGTCGTCCTGAACGACCGGCGAGAGTTTCCCGCCACCGTCATCCTGGCCGACGAGCGCAGCGACATCGCCGTGCTGAGGCTGGAGAACGTCAGCGACCGCCTGCCGGTCTTGGCTATCGACGATCAGGAAGAGCAGCAGGTCGGCGATCTGGTCCTGGCCATCGGCAATCCGTTCGGCGTGGGCCAGACGGTGACCAACGGCATCATCTCGGCCCTGAACCGGACCGAGACCGGCATTTCCGACAGCGGGTCCTTCATCCAGACCGATGCGGCCATCAATCCCGGCAACTCGGGCGGGGCGCTGGTGGACATGGACGGCGACCTGATCGGCATCAACACCGCCATCTTCTCGCGCTCGGGCTCCTCGGCCGGGGTTGGCTTCGCCGTGCCGGCGGCCATGGTCAAGCGGGTCGTCGACAGCGCCCTGGGCGGCGCGACGGCTGTGGTTCGGCCGTGGCTGGGCGTGAAGGGCGATACGGTCACCGGCGACATCGCCGGCAGCCTGGGCCTGAGCCGGCCGCAGGGACTGGTCGTCACCGACGTCTATGCCAACGGCCCGGCCGCGCGCGCCGGTATTCGTCAGGGCGACGTCATCACCGCCGTCGATGGTCAGGAGATCAACGACCAGAACGGGCTGAACTACCGCGTCGGTTCGCGCAATCCGAACGATCAGGTGCAGGTGTCCATCCTGCGCGACGGTCGGGCTCAGACCTTGACGGCGCGAGTGCAGACCCTGCCGGGCGACGCCGATCCGAAGCAGGGGGTGACGATCCAGTCCGGTCCCTTCGCCGGCGCCGAGGTCGTGGCGCTTAGTCCCGCTCTGGCGGACCGCCTGGGCGGCGATCCGTTCGCGACGGGCGTCATCGTGACTGGCGTGTCCGGCCGCGGCTATGCGGCGCGCGCCGGCTTCCGTCAGAACGACCTGATCGTCAGCATCAACGGCCGCGCCATCGGCTCGGCCCGTGATGTCGAGGCCGCCAGTTCCGGTCGCGGCCCGTGGGAGGTCGTGGTCAACCGGGGCGGCCGTCAGATTCGCGGCGTTCTGAGATAG
- the metH gene encoding methionine synthase, with protein sequence MRPVFINVGERTNVTGSAKFRKLVVEGDYSAALDVARQQVEAGAQIIDVNMDEGLLDGVVAMRTFLNLIAAEPDIARVPVMIDSSKWEVIEAGLKCVQGKPIVNSISMKEGEQAFRDHAIKCLRYGAAVVVMAFDEVGQADTAARKIEICTRAYDILVNEVGFPPEDIIFDPNIFAVATGIEEHDNYAVDFIEATREIKRTLPYARVSGGVSNVSFSFRGNEPVRRAIHSVFLYHAINAGMDMGIVNAGDLPVYDDIEAELREAVEDVILNRPQRTNVSNTERLVDMAPRYKGEKGQARVVDLKWREQPVGKRIEHALVNGITEFIEADTEEARLACERPLHVIEGPLMDGMNVVGDLFGSGKMFLPQVVKSARVMKQAVAWLEPFMEAEKAGKPREQAGRILMATVKGDVHDIGKNIVGVVLQCNNYEVIDLGVMVPADRILDEAKAHNVDIIGLSGLITPSLDEMVFVGAEMERRGFDIPLLIGGATTSRTHTAVKIEPAYRRGSTTYVVDASRAVSVVSGLLSKTERAKNEAATRDEYIRIREQYARGQEVKARATLAQARENRFRIDPAQPMPGKPAFFGVKAFDAWDLQDLADHIDWTPFFASWELIGRYPLILDDEIVGEAARDLFADAQVMLKRIIDEKWFTAKGVVGFWPARADGDDVIVFADEGRDAEIARFHTLRQQIKKSNGKPNLALSDFIADEGDDYIGAFAVTAGHGELEIAKRFKDAGDDYSAILATALADRLAEAFAERLHKEVRTTLWGYAADETADIDALIAEQYQGIRPAPGYPAQPDHTEKATLFRLLDAGNHAGMALTESFAMTPPASVSGLYFGHPGSHYFGVGKIDLDQVEDYARRKGWDVPTAERWLAPILNYDPYAAKRETAA encoded by the coding sequence GTGCGTCCTGTCTTCATCAACGTCGGCGAACGCACCAACGTCACCGGTTCGGCCAAATTCCGCAAGCTGGTGGTCGAGGGCGACTATTCGGCGGCGCTGGACGTCGCCCGCCAACAGGTCGAAGCCGGCGCCCAGATCATCGACGTCAACATGGATGAAGGGCTGCTGGACGGCGTCGTCGCCATGCGGACCTTCCTGAACCTGATCGCGGCCGAGCCCGACATCGCCCGCGTGCCGGTGATGATCGACAGCTCCAAGTGGGAGGTGATCGAGGCGGGCCTTAAGTGCGTCCAAGGCAAGCCCATCGTCAACTCGATCAGCATGAAGGAGGGCGAACAGGCCTTCCGCGACCATGCGATCAAATGCCTGCGCTACGGCGCCGCCGTCGTGGTCATGGCCTTCGACGAGGTGGGCCAGGCCGACACCGCCGCGCGCAAGATCGAAATCTGCACACGCGCTTATGACATTCTGGTCAACGAGGTCGGCTTCCCGCCCGAGGACATCATCTTCGACCCCAACATCTTTGCCGTGGCGACCGGGATTGAGGAGCATGATAACTACGCCGTCGACTTCATCGAGGCGACGCGGGAGATCAAACGCACTCTCCCCTATGCTCGCGTCTCGGGCGGGGTGTCGAACGTCTCGTTCAGCTTCCGCGGCAACGAGCCGGTGCGCCGCGCGATTCACAGCGTCTTCCTGTACCACGCCATCAACGCCGGCATGGACATGGGCATCGTCAACGCCGGCGACCTGCCGGTCTATGACGACATCGAGGCCGAGCTGCGCGAGGCGGTCGAGGATGTGATCCTGAATCGGCCGCAGCGGACCAATGTCTCGAACACCGAGCGGCTGGTCGACATGGCGCCCCGCTACAAGGGCGAGAAGGGCCAGGCCCGCGTCGTCGATCTGAAATGGCGCGAGCAGCCGGTCGGCAAGCGGATCGAACACGCCCTGGTCAACGGCATCACCGAGTTCATCGAGGCCGACACCGAAGAGGCGCGCCTGGCGTGCGAGCGCCCGCTGCACGTCATCGAAGGCCCGTTGATGGACGGGATGAACGTCGTCGGCGACCTGTTCGGCTCGGGCAAGATGTTCCTGCCGCAGGTGGTGAAGTCCGCCCGCGTAATGAAACAGGCCGTCGCCTGGCTGGAGCCCTTTATGGAGGCCGAAAAGGCCGGCAAGCCGCGAGAGCAGGCGGGTCGAATTCTGATGGCGACCGTCAAGGGCGACGTCCACGACATCGGCAAGAACATCGTCGGCGTCGTGCTGCAATGTAACAACTACGAGGTCATCGACCTGGGCGTCATGGTCCCGGCCGACCGCATCCTGGACGAGGCCAAGGCTCACAACGTCGACATCATCGGTCTGTCGGGCCTGATCACGCCGTCGCTGGACGAAATGGTCTTCGTCGGCGCCGAAATGGAGCGGCGCGGCTTCGACATACCCCTGCTGATCGGGGGCGCCACCACCAGCCGCACACATACGGCGGTCAAGATCGAGCCCGCCTACCGCCGGGGTTCGACCACCTATGTCGTCGACGCTTCGCGCGCCGTCAGCGTCGTTTCGGGCCTGCTGTCCAAGACCGAGCGCGCGAAGAACGAAGCCGCCACCCGCGACGAATACATTCGCATCCGCGAGCAATATGCCCGCGGCCAGGAGGTGAAGGCCCGCGCCACCCTGGCTCAGGCGCGCGAGAACCGCTTCCGCATCGACCCCGCCCAGCCCATGCCCGGCAAGCCAGCCTTCTTTGGTGTGAAGGCGTTTGACGCCTGGGACCTGCAGGATCTGGCCGACCACATCGACTGGACGCCCTTCTTCGCCAGCTGGGAGCTGATCGGCCGCTATCCGCTGATCCTGGACGACGAGATCGTCGGCGAGGCCGCGCGCGACCTGTTCGCCGACGCGCAGGTCATGCTGAAGCGGATCATCGACGAGAAGTGGTTCACGGCCAAAGGCGTCGTCGGCTTCTGGCCTGCGCGCGCCGACGGCGACGATGTCATCGTCTTCGCCGACGAAGGCCGCGACGCCGAGATCGCCCGCTTCCATACCCTGCGCCAACAGATCAAGAAGTCGAACGGCAAACCGAACCTGGCTCTGTCCGACTTCATCGCGGATGAGGGCGACGACTATATCGGCGCCTTCGCCGTCACCGCCGGTCACGGCGAGCTGGAAATCGCCAAACGGTTCAAGGACGCCGGTGACGACTATTCCGCCATCCTCGCCACCGCCCTGGCCGACCGTCTGGCCGAGGCCTTCGCCGAACGGCTGCACAAAGAGGTCCGCACCACCCTGTGGGGCTATGCCGCCGATGAGACGGCCGATATCGATGCTCTGATCGCCGAACAATATCAGGGCATCCGACCTGCCCCCGGCTACCCGGCCCAGCCCGATCACACGGAAAAAGCCACCCTCTTCCGCCTGCTCGACGCCGGAAACCACGCCGGCATGGCCCTGACCGAAAGCTTCGCCATGACGCCCCCGGCCTCCGTGTCGGGCCTCTATTTCGGCCATCCCGGCAGCCACTATTTCGGCGTCGGCAAGATCGATCTGGACCAGGTCGAGGACTACGCCCGCCGCAAGGGTTGGGACGTCCCCACGGCTGAGCGCTGGCTGGCGCCCATCCTCAACTACGATCCCTACGCCGCCAAACGCGAAACGGCGGCTTGA
- a CDS encoding EF-hand domain-containing protein, giving the protein MRSLFIAALAVAAAGPALAQSDFPETPASEMSGRPMGGQMRPPERENLAQMQARMTQMFNRLDANEDGVVDASELANARGGRVLARFDADADGRITREEFDVGLAAAFKAMDKNGDGVVTADERPQRPR; this is encoded by the coding sequence ATGCGTAGCCTGTTTATCGCCGCTCTTGCTGTCGCCGCCGCCGGTCCGGCGTTGGCCCAGAGCGACTTTCCGGAAACGCCGGCCTCTGAAATGTCAGGACGGCCCATGGGCGGACAGATGCGGCCGCCGGAGCGCGAAAATCTTGCCCAGATGCAGGCGCGCATGACCCAGATGTTCAACCGCCTGGACGCCAATGAAGACGGCGTGGTCGACGCCAGTGAACTGGCCAATGCGCGCGGCGGTCGGGTGCTGGCGCGCTTCGACGCCGATGCGGATGGACGCATCACTCGCGAGGAATTCGATGTGGGCCTCGCCGCGGCCTTCAAGGCGATGGACAAGAACGGCGACGGCGTGGTGACGGCGGACGAGCGGCCTCAGCGTCCCCGCTGA
- the metF gene encoding methylenetetrahydrofolate reductase [NAD(P)H], with amino-acid sequence MASSASLNLADARALLLSPLGPVARAGSNRDAVRVSFEFFPPKTDEAEANLWKAIRRLEPLIPAFVSVTYGAGGSTRERTHRTVQRIITETSLRPAAHLTCVEASREEVDEVIEGYKTIGVDHIVALRGDPPGGAGIGGVYQPRADGYANATELTAAINRIGGFDVTVGAYPERHPESPSIDYDIEVLKAKVDAGATRAVSQFFFDIDAFLRFRDRVRAAGVTIPLIPGVMPVSNFAGLQRMCGACGASIPDWLKAHFDGLDDDPETRKLLAASVAAETCARLQEEGFSDFHFYTLNRADLVYAICRVLGVRETAAAQ; translated from the coding sequence ATGGCCTCCTCCGCCTCCCTCAACCTGGCCGACGCCCGCGCCCTGTTGCTGTCGCCGCTTGGCCCCGTCGCCCGCGCCGGATCGAACCGCGACGCCGTGCGTGTCTCGTTCGAATTCTTTCCGCCCAAGACCGATGAGGCCGAGGCCAATCTGTGGAAGGCGATCCGCCGTCTGGAGCCTCTCATCCCCGCCTTCGTCTCGGTTACCTACGGCGCCGGCGGTTCGACACGCGAGCGGACCCACCGCACAGTTCAGCGCATCATCACGGAAACTTCGCTCCGCCCCGCCGCCCACCTGACGTGCGTCGAGGCCAGCCGGGAAGAAGTCGACGAGGTCATCGAAGGCTATAAGACTATCGGCGTCGACCACATCGTGGCCCTGCGCGGCGATCCGCCCGGCGGCGCCGGCATCGGCGGGGTCTATCAGCCGCGCGCCGACGGCTATGCCAACGCCACCGAACTGACCGCCGCCATCAACCGCATCGGCGGCTTCGACGTCACGGTCGGCGCCTATCCCGAACGCCACCCCGAAAGCCCATCCATCGACTACGACATCGAGGTGCTGAAGGCCAAGGTGGATGCCGGCGCCACGCGCGCGGTCAGCCAGTTCTTCTTCGATATCGACGCCTTCCTGCGGTTCCGCGACCGGGTGCGGGCGGCGGGCGTCACCATCCCCCTGATCCCCGGCGTCATGCCGGTGTCCAACTTCGCCGGTCTTCAGCGGATGTGCGGCGCGTGCGGCGCCAGCATTCCCGACTGGCTGAAAGCGCATTTCGACGGCCTGGACGACGATCCTGAGACCCGCAAACTGCTGGCCGCCTCGGTCGCCGCCGAGACCTGCGCGCGCCTGCAGGAAGAGGGTTTCTCGGACTTCCACTTCTACACCCTGAACCGCGCCGACCTGGTCTATGCGATCTGTCGCGTTCTGGGCGTGCGCGAGACGGCGGCAGCTCAATGA
- a CDS encoding 2-hydroxyacid dehydrogenase encodes MTQRPAVLIMQRHLAPLSGFLESAYDVYRFWEGPPIEAAHDIRVMVVAGEAPLDKALIERLPNLDLIACFTSGYDGIDIDWCRRRGLPVTHAPGVNHEDVADHALGLILAARRQIASGDRQVRAGGWTFETRTITTSLAGQKLGIVGLGHIGKAVAHRAEAFRMAVSWWGPRPHDAEWPRADSLLTLAKASDILVVACKADETNRGLISRDILEALGPDGLLVNVSRGQVVDEDALIAALKSGTLGQAALDVFIEEPTDPARWADVPNVILTPHTAGATTAGVQGMLMLLIENLQAHFAGEPLKTPVV; translated from the coding sequence ATGACCCAACGCCCCGCCGTTCTCATCATGCAGCGGCATCTCGCCCCGCTCTCGGGATTTCTGGAGAGCGCCTACGATGTTTATCGCTTCTGGGAAGGTCCGCCGATCGAGGCCGCCCACGACATCCGCGTCATGGTCGTCGCCGGCGAGGCGCCGCTGGACAAGGCGCTGATCGAACGCCTGCCCAATCTCGACCTGATCGCCTGTTTCACCTCCGGCTATGACGGGATCGACATCGACTGGTGCCGCCGGCGCGGCCTGCCCGTCACCCACGCGCCTGGCGTCAATCACGAGGATGTCGCCGATCACGCCCTGGGCCTGATCCTGGCCGCGCGTCGCCAGATCGCCTCCGGCGACCGTCAGGTCCGCGCCGGCGGCTGGACCTTCGAGACGCGCACCATCACGACGTCGCTCGCCGGGCAGAAGCTGGGCATCGTCGGTCTGGGCCACATCGGCAAGGCCGTCGCCCATCGCGCCGAGGCCTTCCGAATGGCGGTCAGTTGGTGGGGGCCGCGGCCGCACGACGCCGAATGGCCACGCGCCGACAGCCTGCTAACGCTCGCCAAGGCCAGCGACATCCTCGTCGTCGCCTGCAAGGCGGACGAGACCAATCGCGGCCTGATCTCACGGGACATCCTCGAGGCGCTTGGCCCCGACGGCCTGCTGGTCAACGTCTCGCGCGGCCAGGTCGTGGACGAAGACGCCCTGATCGCCGCCCTGAAATCAGGGACACTGGGTCAGGCGGCCCTGGATGTCTTCATTGAGGAGCCGACAGATCCAGCCCGCTGGGCCGACGTTCCCAATGTCATTCTCACGCCCCACACCGCCGGGGCAACGACCGCCGGGGTGCAGGGCATGCTGATGCTGCTGATCGAAAATCTGCAGGCGCACTTCGCGGGCGAACCGCTGAAGACGCCCGTCGTCTGA
- a CDS encoding VOC family protein codes for MTDANPNQGPTSGVTPHLTIPSRGASAAIDFYIIAFGAEVLDRRLADDGERLMHAHLKINGASVMLNDEFPEYGGSQNVRPAGVTLHLQVADPDAWWTRAMTVGGAEPVLDLADQFWGDRYGVLRDPFGHTWSIGGPTKA; via the coding sequence ATGACCGACGCCAATCCGAACCAGGGTCCGACTTCTGGCGTGACGCCGCACCTGACCATCCCGTCGCGCGGCGCTTCTGCGGCGATCGATTTCTACATCATCGCCTTCGGCGCCGAGGTGCTGGACCGTCGACTGGCCGATGACGGCGAGCGACTGATGCACGCCCACCTGAAGATCAACGGCGCCAGTGTCATGTTGAATGACGAGTTTCCGGAATACGGCGGTTCCCAGAATGTCCGCCCTGCCGGCGTCACCCTGCACCTTCAAGTCGCCGATCCCGATGCCTGGTGGACGCGCGCCATGACCGTCGGCGGCGCGGAACCCGTCCTGGACCTGGCCGATCAGTTCTGGGGCGACCGCTACGGCGTCCTTCGCGATCCCTTCGGCCACACCTGGTCGATCGGCGGGCCGACGAAGGCCTGA
- a CDS encoding homocysteine S-methyltransferase family protein, with translation MTASLTRAERIAALHQAAKERILVLDGSWGVMIQRRGLDEADFRADRFVAANGYDEKHQMKGNNDILCITRPDVIADLHDQYFAAGADISETNTFSGTTIAQEDYALDAQAVWDINLEGAKLARASADRWTEREPHKPRFAAGSIGPLNKMLSMSSDVNDPGARSVTFDQVYEAYRHQVKALNEGGVDLYLIETITDTLNCKAAIKAIKDLEDEGLDALPIWISGTITDRSGRTLSGQTAEAFWNSVRHAKPFAVGFNCALGADLMRPFIAELSRVADTLVAAYPNAGLPNAMGQYDEEPHETAHFIEEWAASGLVNIVGGCCGTTPDHIRHVAEEVAPLKPRAIPERPVALRLSGLEPFELVA, from the coding sequence ATGACCGCTTCTCTAACTCGGGCAGAACGCATCGCCGCCCTGCATCAGGCGGCCAAGGAACGCATCCTGGTCCTCGATGGCAGTTGGGGTGTCATGATCCAGCGTCGCGGGCTGGACGAGGCGGACTTTCGTGCGGACCGCTTCGTCGCCGCCAACGGCTATGACGAGAAACACCAGATGAAGGGGAACAACGACATCCTCTGCATCACCCGGCCCGATGTCATCGCCGACCTGCACGACCAGTATTTCGCCGCCGGCGCCGACATCAGCGAAACCAACACCTTCTCCGGCACCACCATCGCCCAGGAGGACTACGCCCTAGACGCCCAGGCGGTATGGGACATCAATCTGGAGGGCGCGAAGCTCGCCCGCGCCTCGGCCGATCGCTGGACGGAAAGAGAGCCGCACAAGCCGCGCTTCGCCGCCGGCTCCATCGGCCCGCTAAACAAGATGCTGTCGATGTCGTCCGACGTGAACGACCCCGGCGCCCGCAGCGTGACCTTCGACCAGGTCTATGAGGCCTATCGCCATCAGGTGAAGGCGCTGAACGAAGGCGGGGTCGATCTCTATCTGATTGAAACCATCACCGACACGCTGAACTGCAAGGCCGCGATCAAGGCGATCAAGGATTTGGAAGACGAGGGGCTAGACGCCCTGCCCATCTGGATCAGCGGCACCATCACCGATCGCTCGGGCCGCACCTTGTCGGGCCAGACGGCTGAGGCCTTTTGGAACAGCGTGCGCCACGCCAAACCTTTCGCCGTCGGTTTCAACTGCGCCCTGGGCGCCGACCTGATGCGCCCCTTCATCGCCGAGCTGAGCCGCGTCGCCGACACCCTGGTCGCCGCCTATCCCAACGCCGGCCTGCCCAACGCCATGGGCCAGTACGACGAAGAACCGCACGAGACCGCCCACTTCATCGAGGAATGGGCCGCGTCGGGTTTGGTCAATATCGTCGGGGGCTGCTGCGGCACGACGCCGGACCACATTCGTCACGTCGCCGAAGAGGTCGCGCCGCTGAAGCCCCGCGCCATCCCGGAACGACCGGTGGCCCTGCGTTTGTCCGGCCTCGAACCTTTTGAATTGGTAGCGTAA